gagggatcctactttagatataattaaaatacatagtgggatcccatgatagattagtttttccctaatttccgctGAGATTcactcccttagtgcggctgtaacgactcttgtctcttggctcgatcttgatcggatttGGTATCGGTGGATTTCcagatttagagctcgatattaactcgagctcgatattgactcaaaCTCGATATTGACtcaagctcgatattgactcggggctcGGTATCGACCCGGGCTCGATATTGGTCAGTCTCTGACTCTTAAGCTCGATGACACCGcttcacatcatagttcgatttggactcgagctcgataataacttcgagctcggtatttgatcggtcccaGAAATTTGAGCTCGGTAACCTGTCTTCAGATcttatctcgatattatgaagatgaccttcggtccattatgttccaatcttaactaatcatacgaaggtcgaaatcggttttgaccgtatacagaatGAAATTCGGAGAAAGACACCTTTGTCTTTTGATTGTTTTATTCTAGGATTAGATAATCCTGAAATTGTTATTTCACATgtaatatgaaataaaaataatctAAAAAATTATTGTGTATATAATCCAAAGATTacttatataaaaaataaaattttcttaaccaaatacaaataaaataattttcaccTTTTATTCCAAATTATTATCCTTATCGCACCAAacaaccccttcaaatgtttttGAGCCAATCATGGCCTATGAATTGCAAGAAAAGGAAATCCAACCAATGAACAATCTGATATTTGTCAAGTGCTACAGTGGTAGTCTTGTTCTAAGTCAAGTAGTCAACATGCAGTCAATTTCATTGTCCGTTTTTTTACATTCTGCCAAAAATTAATTTCCGTATGCATAAATAATTCTCCTCTTCACTTCCCTTCTTCTCACTCTTCTCCGCCATTCTTTCCATGGCAAATCTTTTTTGCATTCTTCAGCTATTCGCTTTCGTGAGCCGAGAATTTATTGGAAACAATTTATATATTCTTACAAAATatgggtaagatctgcgtacatacTATTTTTTTCAAACCCCACGATGTGAGATAATACTTGATATGTTGTTGTATTCTTCACCTATTCCTTTCTCTTCCTATTCCATGTCCTTATCTTCTAATTATACCCTCCTTAAGTTATACATTTTTTAGGTTATAATCAAGTAATATTTGAAATTATAATATGAGGATTGTAATATAGAGATAAAATAATAACTTAATTATTTAGTAAATATATTTTTGATAGTTATTTGGTTCATTATCTTAAGAATTGAATATTATACTGTGTATAATCTAAAACATGTATTTGATTTTACGCTAAATAAACTTGTGTAAACTTTATTTTAGTTTTAACATTGGTCTTCTTAAAAGACTCTAGGAAAAGAGTTTATTTTATCCATGATTAGCCAATCTTGAAATTATTATCCGTGGGAGAATGTGGTGCAAAAATGATATCACAATTATGGTATAAGTAATCGCAATATTTTATGGAAAGATTATTATCTTTATCTCTAGtaccaaataattatttttaatatttttgaaccAATCTTGGCCTAAtaattgcaaaaaaaaaatataaattaaaaaaagcCTTAACCAATGAACTATTTGAAGTTTGTCAAGTTGTATGTCCTGTTCAAGTCAACATGCAGTCAACTTCATCATCCTTCTTTTTCCACATTCATTTCCATCTGCATAATAATTGAACTCTTCACTTCACTTCCGCTCACACACTCTTCTCCGCCATTTCTTTCCATGGCAAATCTTCTTTCATTTTTCACCTTTTTGCTTCTCTCCCTTCTCCCTTTACCTTCCTATTCCATGTCGTCATCAGCTAATTACACTTTCCCTCAAAACTTTTTCATCAACTGTGGTTCAGATTCCAGCGTCCCGGCCGGAATGACCACTTTTTACGGCGACATGAACTCCGACTCTGTCACCTTCTCCGGCCACAGTAGATCTGCTAAGGGCTCCATTTCTTCAGGTTTAGCTGCTATCTACGAAACTGCCAGAATTTTCAGACAAGATTCTTCATATGAACTTGAAACAGACGAAACTGGTTTTTACATAGTAAgatttcatttctttccttttccTGACCTTTTTAATGCGAAGTTCGACATTTTAGCATCTGGGTTTCTGGTTTTGTCTAATTTTACTGTCCCAAGTAACGTAACTTGTCCTGTCATCAAAGAGTTTCTGCTCCCTGTGAAAGATTCTAAGTTGAAAATCAGCTTTAAACCTCAAGAATCATCTTTTGCCTTTGTAAATGCTATAGAAGCATTTATTACTCCTCAATATTTCATTCCTGAGTCTGCTACTCATATCACTCGTCAAGGAAATAGCAATATTATTAATAAGGATTTGTCCTTGAGTGCTTTAACTGTAATTCATAGGATCAATGTTGGTGGTTCAGTAATTACGCCCGAAAATGATACGATGAGGAGATATTGGTTGCCTGATGATACTTACTTGATTATCAAAGAATCAGCAAAGAACCATTCGATGTTTAGCGATAGCCTTAACTATGATACAGAAGAAGGAGGGGCTAGTGGATATGATGCTCCTGACTTTGTTTATAAAACTGCCAAAGAAATGAATATAGTTGATGAGACAAAAGATAACTTGTTTAATATAACTTGGCATTTTGAAGTGAATAAGAATGGTATATTTTTCGTGCGTCTACATTTCTGTGACATCATTAGTCAAGAAAGGAATCAAACGAATTTCAATGTCTATATGAATGGTGTATTTGGACAGCCGATTAGTCCATATGATATAGTTCCAAAATTGGCAGCTCCTTTCTATATTGATTTTGTGGTGGATTCAGATGGTTCTGGTTTTATGAATATCTCTGTTGGACCCCGGAGCGAATCACGTACTAAAAATGCTTTTCTAAATGGAGTAGAAATCATGCAGCTGATTGACGAAGGGGGATCAGTTCCAGATGAAAATGGACAGACCAAGAATCGTGGTTTGTTGATAATCGTTGGTGCTACCGTTGGTGGTGTGGTTGCGGTTCTCATCTTAGTTTCTGCAGTGGTTATCTTGTTTTGTTTGAAATCAAGAAAAGCAAAACCTGTTGAGAGTGTTGACTGGCGAGTTGTGAATGCTAATGGAACAAGTTCACAAAGCAGAACTACTGTAAGAACTTCTCCAATTGGTAGCACTACTCCTGATATGAACCTTGGGTTAAAGATACCTTTGGCTCAGATTGTTTATGCTACTGATAACTTTGATCCAAAATTTATGATTGGTGAGGGTGGTTTTGGGAAAGTTTACAAAGGAACTTTACGAGATGGTGTTAAAGTGGCTGTGAAAAGAAGTGAGCCTGGACATGGTCAGGGTCTTATGGAATTCCAAACTGAGATAACGGTCTTGTCCAAAATTCGTCATCAACGTCTCGTTTCATTGATTGGATACTGTGATGAACGAAACGAGATGATACTTGTGTATGAATTCATGGAGAAGGGGACTTTGAGAGAGCATTTGTACAGTTCGAATGAAGATGTTGGTAAATCATCTTCAAGGTCAGAATTATCTTGGGATCAAAGGCTCGAAATTTGTATAGGTGCAGCGGAAGGCCTACAGTATCTTCACACTGGTTTAAATGGTCCAATCATTCATAGGGATATTAAGTCGACAAACATCCTTCTTGATGAACATTATGTTGCCAAAGTTGCTGATTTTGGTCTATCGAAATCAGGTCCCCTTGATCTAACACATATTAGTACCGATGTTAAGGGTAGCTTCGGTTATCTTGATCCTGATTACATAAGATGCATGCAACTCACTCAAAAATCTGATGTTTACTCTTTTGGAGTAGTACTTCTTGAAGTGCTTTGTGCTAGACCAGCTGTTAACACTCATCTTCCAAGGGATCAAGTAAACTTAGCTGAATGGGGACTTTCTTGGCAAAAAGAAAACCAGCTAGAAAAGATAATTGATCCAATGCTTGCAGGTAAAATTAAGCCAAACTCGTTGAGAAAATTCGGGGAAACAATAGAGAAATGCCTGCAAGAATATGGTACGGATAGGCCTAATATGGTGGATGTGTTGTGGGATTTGAAATATGCTCTACAGCTTCAGCACTCTGCAATATTGCCACAAGAATTTCATGAAGATAGCACCACAGATATTTCGTGGCAGTTGGCATTGCCCGGTATTCCTCGCTTACCTTCTATAAATGTAAGCACAAGTATTGCCAGTGCCAGTGAGAGTGAGGTTTTTTCGCAATTGGTGATCGATGAAGCCAGATGAATTTTGGCCTTAGCATATGTTAGCTCACTTCATTCTGTTGTAAGTCGGTCTTCTTCTGCTTCCTTTTGGTTAATTAAGGCAATTCTGTATATCATATGCCAAAACCTTGGTGCAACTGTATTCCTGAGTAATAGTCAGGGTTCATTTTTCTTTATTGGATAACAGGCAAATGCCTCGAGCAATATCTGTAATAAGAGTATATGACATATTTTCTGCTTATAAAAAATGTGGTGCTatatagggtgtgtttggtacgaaggaagtATTTTCCAAAAATCATTTTCCAGAAGAAAGTGTCTCACTACTCAATACTCTCTAAAATTTAGAACTATTTCAAATAGGCTAATGGAGAAAAAAATAAGCAAAGAAAGTCATTTTTCCCCTTTTAATGAAAAACAATATTTTGGTGTTTGGTCGCCAAAAAGACTTATTTTCTGGAAATATTTTTCGCCATACCAAACACAGCCATGGAGGTGGTAAATTACGGGTTGGATCAAACTTTTGTGTCAAAACGGACCAACGGATCAAATCAATAAATTGGCCATGTTCAACATGCACAAAGTTTATTTAGGTCAAGATGGGTCATAACCCGACTCGTGCCGTATAACCCAACCTCCACTCCTTTTTAAATTTGCTCCTTTTGAAAAAATAATGTGAAAAGCTAATATACTTTTCTTAAATTATTAGCTTAAGTTTCTTCCAAGTGTACCCAATTCTCCATCTCCAAATTCGATTTTGTATGTTTACATTTATTGTATTTTGACTCATTGTGTTGTACTAATTTGGTCCGCATTAACTCAATAGTTTAATTGGTCGTGACGGCGCAATCTGTTGGATAAGTTAAAAAACGAGTCATAACTTATTCTGTTTGAATTTGGCCAGAATTGGACGATTTCTATAGGAACTCTGGCAATTCTGCGTTCTTTCGGATGTCGAAAAAATTAATAAAACACCAAACAAGGATTTTTGTCGTTCATTTCCATAAATAATATAAAGGGAACAACTAGGCAAATTCTATGCTTTTAGTCAGCAAAATAACAGACAACTCGTGGTCTCGTTGCataattaaaatgtttaagtaaTAAATAAAGATAAGAAATCATACAATGAAAGTATAAAATTATAACTTAATTATTGCAGAATTGACGATAAAGTTATAGCTAACCACCTATTGTTGACCTGAATTCTTTAGGGCTAAATATTA
This sequence is a window from Nicotiana tomentosiformis chromosome 5, ASM39032v3, whole genome shotgun sequence. Protein-coding genes within it:
- the LOC104103167 gene encoding probable receptor-like protein kinase At5g24010, with product MANLLSFFTFLLLSLLPLPSYSMSSSANYTFPQNFFINCGSDSSVPAGMTTFYGDMNSDSVTFSGHSRSAKGSISSGLAAIYETARIFRQDSSYELETDETGFYIVRFHFFPFPDLFNAKFDILASGFLVLSNFTVPSNVTCPVIKEFLLPVKDSKLKISFKPQESSFAFVNAIEAFITPQYFIPESATHITRQGNSNIINKDLSLSALTVIHRINVGGSVITPENDTMRRYWLPDDTYLIIKESAKNHSMFSDSLNYDTEEGGASGYDAPDFVYKTAKEMNIVDETKDNLFNITWHFEVNKNGIFFVRLHFCDIISQERNQTNFNVYMNGVFGQPISPYDIVPKLAAPFYIDFVVDSDGSGFMNISVGPRSESRTKNAFLNGVEIMQLIDEGGSVPDENGQTKNRGLLIIVGATVGGVVAVLILVSAVVILFCLKSRKAKPVESVDWRVVNANGTSSQSRTTVRTSPIGSTTPDMNLGLKIPLAQIVYATDNFDPKFMIGEGGFGKVYKGTLRDGVKVAVKRSEPGHGQGLMEFQTEITVLSKIRHQRLVSLIGYCDERNEMILVYEFMEKGTLREHLYSSNEDVGKSSSRSELSWDQRLEICIGAAEGLQYLHTGLNGPIIHRDIKSTNILLDEHYVAKVADFGLSKSGPLDLTHISTDVKGSFGYLDPDYIRCMQLTQKSDVYSFGVVLLEVLCARPAVNTHLPRDQVNLAEWGLSWQKENQLEKIIDPMLAGKIKPNSLRKFGETIEKCLQEYGTDRPNMVDVLWDLKYALQLQHSAILPQEFHEDSTTDISWQLALPGIPRLPSINVSTSIASASESEVFSQLVIDEAR